One Tenebrio molitor chromosome 2, icTenMoli1.1, whole genome shotgun sequence genomic region harbors:
- the LOC138124774 gene encoding uncharacterized protein: MGHSSPETSKVPGTKMIYRMFGVIETLVLNVFDGLMRFSSSSTVKAVSLVVFGVISEIFMYMVLGLCCVFISLIIQVHDIIEKNEEKPAESALAEPEMIESS, translated from the exons ATGGGACACTCTTCGCCCGAGACCAGCAAAGTTCCCGGCACGAAGATGATCTACAGGATGTTCGGAGTCATCGAAACg TTGGTCCTCAACGTCTTCGACGGCCTCATGCGCTTCTCCTCCAGTTCCACCGTGAAGGCCGTCAGTCTGGTGGTCTTCGGCGTCATCTCGGAGATCTTCATGTACATGGTCCTGGGTCTGTGCTGCGTCTTCATCTCGCTCATCATCCAAGTGCACGACATCATCGAGAAGAACGAGGAAAAGCCAGCCGAGAGTGCGCTCGCGGAGCCGGAAATGATTGAAAGTTcgtga
- the LOC138124771 gene encoding uncharacterized protein, giving the protein MDLSVLTSLISLFALASCRIYSVENADGSFTIGLDSDSRGESANSLVALLSKSAGYTLDGDYESQPQPQVVEEPPAETRDLLSPHMEILRLIEIFLKFKGELASRMYAVVTDNYDLIRSVYMTVINKIGSLHSFTLIGIKILRKILEFATALMAQWQISLPPVSLDLNVGSDPASSLHFTKNTNLYNRQ; this is encoded by the exons ATGGACCTCTCAGTCTTAACATCTTTG ATTTCCTTGTTCGCTCTGGCCTCCTGCAGGATCTACAGCGTCGAAAACGCAGACGGCTCCTTCACCATCGGCCTCGACTCCGACTCCAGAGGCGAATCAGCCAACTCCCTCGTCGCCCTTCTGTCAAAATCAGCCGGCTACACCCTCGACGGGGACTACGAATCGCAGCCCCAGCCGCAAGTCGTCGAAGAACCGCCGGCGGAGACGAGGGACTTGCTGTCGCCCCACATGGAGATTCTTCGCCTCATCGAGATCTTCCTCAAGTTCAAGGGGGAGCTGGCGTCGAGGATGTACGCGGTGGTCACCGACAATTACGACCTCATCCGCAGCGTGTACATGACAGTCATCAACAAGATCGGATCTTTGCATTCTTTCACTCTGATCGGAATCAAGATCTTGAGGAAGATCCTCGAGTTCGCGACAGCGCTGATGGCGCAATGGCAGATCAGTCTGCCACCAGTCTCTCTGGATTTGAACGTGGGGAGCGATCCAGCGTCCTCACTGCATTTTACCAAAAACACAAATCTTTATAACAGACAATAG
- the LOC138124769 gene encoding DNA helicase MCM8-like, producing MANSGGFRRPWFKKQPQINPKLVSAAVNFDNEPKFGYDGFKLYFPEENAIKVESTLRRVSQCVKFIERNQAMYDFNTVEMQKCFIVDYKFIMSDEDELCTEWGDLKSEIIDNTEFCLDCMGLAMHQCIINDFNKKQKDSEEGTLQKKNLGIVRARLINHEPIQQIKDVRVNCYGKLVSLRGTVIKAANIKIMYQYMAFSCSTCTGIQVVRQPEGVFTLPNKCVTEGCRAQSNFKSLHASPYTRTVSWQPIKIQELVGNDQFENGRVPRTLECELTEDLVHCCVPGDDITITGVIKVRNSAENSYKNKQNSVFLLYMHVVSVVNNKNQTQGSYGASERITFNITDYYAIQKIHAEPNLFRFLVHSLCPSIYGHEVVKAGLLLALFGGTKSDKKRAESHVLMVGDPGLGKSQMMQACTNVAPRGVYVCGNTSTGSGLTVTMTRESGGEFALEAGALMLADQGCCCIDEFDKMPTQHACLLEAMEQQTISIAKAGIVCTLPTRTTILAAANPAGGHYNKAKTIAENLKISSPMLSRFDLIFILLDQPNEELDMMLSEHVLALHSGKQSSSSFLNRSTSSSVNDVSLRGRLCLQNSEEIDHLPHSLFRKYIAYAQKYVSPQLSEEAKQVLREFYFKLRKQFQNGECTPVTTRQLDSLIRLTQARAKAELREEATKADALDVVEIMKESLIDIFTDDGGQLDTTRSQNGTGMSTKKQIVKLLRLMQQRAEAQATSIFTTKEIRELSEEAGIVQSKFYNVLQSLNLQGFILNKGANNYHLVTADL from the exons ATGGCAAATTCGGGGGGCTTCAGGCGTCCCTGGTTTAAGAAACAACCTCAGATCAACCCCAAATTAGTGAGTGCCGCTGTTAATTTCGACAACGAGCCGAAATTTGGTTACGACGGATTTAAACTGTACTTTCCAGAAGAAA atGCAATAAAAGTTGAGTCAACTCTTAGACGTGTGTCTCAATGTGTAAAATTCATAGAACGCAATCAAGCAATGTATGACTTTAACACAGTGGAAATGCAAAAATGCTTCATTGTAGATTACAAGTTTATAATGTCAGATGAAGATGAATTGTGTACTGAATGGGGGGATTTGAAGAGTGAAATTATTGACAATACAGAGTTCTGTTTGGATTGTATGGGTCTGGCAATGCACCAGTGCATTATCAATGATTTTAACAAGAAGCAGAAAGATTCAGAAGAGGGGACTTTGCAGAAAAAGAATTTGGGTATTGTGAGGGCTAGGCTCATCAACCATGAACCCATTCAACAAATCAAAGATGTGAGAGTAAATTGCTATG GTAAATTGGTCTCTCTCAGAGGCACAGTGATCAAGGCTGCCAACATCAAGATAATGTACCAGTACATGGCTTTTTCTTGCAGCACTTGTACAGGGATTCAAGTTGTTAGACAACCAGAGGGTGTCTTTACTTTACCCAACAAATGTGTAACTGAGGGTTGCAGAGctcagtcaaatttcaaatctTTACATGCCTCACCCTACACCAGGACAGTCAGTTGGCAACccataaaaattcaagaacTAGTTGGCAATGACCAG TTTGAGAATGGTCGAGTTCCCAGGACTCTAGAATGTGAACTGACTGAAGACTTAGTCCACTGCTGTGTCCCAGGCGACGACATAACAATAACGGGCGTGATCAAG GTGCGCAACAGCGCCGAAAATTCCTACAAGAACAAACAAAACAGCGTTTTTCTCCTGTACATGCACGTCGTGTCGgtcgttaataataaaaatcaaactcaaggcagttatggagcttctGAACGCATCACGTTCAACATCACAGACTACTACGCCATTCAA AAAATTCACGCAGAGCCCAATCTCTTCCGCTTCCTGGTCCACTCTCTTTGTCCCAGCATTTACGGCCACGAAGTCGTCAAAGCGGGACTACTTCTCGCGCTTTTCGGCGGGACAAAGTCCGATAAGAAACGCGCAGAGTCCCACGTCTTGATGGTGGGGGACCCGGGACTGGGAAAGTCGCAGATGATGCAAGCTTGCACCAACGTGGCCCCCAGAGGGGTCTACGTCTGCGGCAACACCAGCACGGGGTCAGGTTTGACCGTCACCATGACTAGAGAATCGGGAGGGGAGTTTGCTCTAGAAGCGGGGGCGCTGATGCTGGCCGATCAGGGTTGTTGTTGCATCGACGAGTTTGACAAAATGCCGACGCAACACGCG TGTCTTTTAGAAGCTATGGAGCAGCAGACCATCAGCATAGCCAAGGCCGGGATTGTTTGTACTCTACCGACGCGCACAACAATTTTGGCTGCTGCTAACCCGGCAGGGGGACACTACAATAAAGCCAAAACAATTGCGGAAAATCTGAAGATCAGTTCCCCAATGTTGTCCCGTTTCGACCTGATTTTCATCCTGCTGGACCAACCTAATGag GAGTTGGATATGATGCTCTCGGAGCATGTCCTGGCGCTTCACTCTGGTAAACAAAGCTCTAGTTCTTTTTTGAACAGAAGTACATCCTCGAGCGTTAATGATGTTAGCTTAAG AGGGCGCTTGTGCTTGCAAAATAGCGAAGAAATCGATCACTTGCCGCACAGTTTATTCAGGAAATATATAGCGTACGCACAAAAATATGTCAGTCCTCAACTGTCTGAAGAGGCAAAGCAAGTTTTGagagagttttattttaaattgcgaAAACAATTCCAAAATGGCGAGTGTACCCCTGTTACGACGAGGCAGTTGGATTCTTTGATCAGGCTGACCCAAGCGAGGGCCAAAGCTGAGTTGAGAGAAGAAGCTACGAAAGCGGACGCCTTGGATGTTGTGGAAATCATGAAAGAAAGCTTGATCGATATTTTTACAGACGATGGAGGTCAATTGGACACTACGAGGTCGCAAAATGGAACTGGAATGAGTACTAAGAAACAA ATAGTCAAATTGTTGAGGTTGATGCAACAGAGAGCAGAAGCTCAGGCGACGTCAATTTTTACGACGAAAGAAATCAGAGAGTTGAGCGAAGAGGCCGGAATTGTTCAGTCCAAATTCTACAACGTCCTTCAGAGCTTAAATCTTCAAGGTTTCATTTTGAATAAAGGCGCCAACAATTACCACCTTGTCACAGCAGACTTATAG
- the LOC138124770 gene encoding stromal membrane-associated protein 1 yields the protein MSTKTEKDKTKQLQDKCQSVLNGLLRDEDNKYCVDCDSKGPRWASWNIGVFLCIRCAGIHRNLGVHISKVKSVNLDTWTPEQVVSLQQMGNSRARAVYEANLPDNFRRPQNDSSLESFIRAKYEHKKYIAREWVPPTLPKVNWEKEIDEEIEKQKRKKKTVVEKKPLANVEVPQLPKPKNPSPKPGRVTNPPETKKDNDLLGLQNGEDSFSGFLSAPSATEEAKKEEEKSAKSEEESFFNQIAPTEKEKVKLTKDSILALYSNTPANNFNQFQSQMPYQGNFPPQNFQSFGGYPQQQTFPVAQPGGQFAQWAGQSQFPVQGQMPATQVGQFPNQYQNGPSQQFGNFQSNGQFPATQFGQFQQSFNAAQTPNPFFANQNGLQQQFSNLSLNNPPAANAAPTLATNIWQ from the exons ATGAGTACGAAAACAGAAAAAGACAAGACGAAGCAATTACAAGATAAATGTCAGTCAGTGCTGAACGGTTTGTTGCGCGACGAGGATAATAAATATTGCGTGGATTGCGACTCAAAAG GTCCGAGATGGGCTTCCTGGAACATAGGGGTATTTTTATGTATAAGGTGCGCCGGCATCCACCGGAATCTAGGGGTGCACATTTCGAAAGTAAAGTCGGTGAACTTGGACACGTGGACCCCGGAGCAGGTGGTGTCGCTGCAACAGATGGGCAACTCGCGGGCGCGAGCCGTGTATGAAGCTAACCTCCCCGACAATTTCCGACGACCTCAGAACGACTCGAGCCTGGAGTCCTTCATCCGAGCAAAATATGAACACAAAAAGTACATAGCGAGAGAGTGGGTGCCCCCGACCTTGCCGAAAGTCAACTGGGAGAAAGAGATCGACGAGGAGATCGAAAAGCAGAAGCGGAAAAAGAAGACGGTCGTCGAGAAGAAGCCGCTGGCGAACGTGGAAGTCCCCCAGCTGCCCAAACCGAAGAACCCGAGCCCCAAGCCGGGCCGCGTGACGAACCCGCCAGAAACAAAGAAAGACAACGACCTGTTGGGGTTGCAGAACGGCGAGGACAGCTTCAGCGGGTTCCTGTCGGCCCCGTCCGCCACCGAGGAGGCCAAGAAGGAGGAAGAGAAGTCGGCGAAGAGCGAGGAGGAGAGCTTCTTCAACCAGATCGCCCCGACGGAGAAGGAGAAGGTCAAACTGACGAAAGACAGCATTCTAGCGCTCTACAGCAACACGCCAGccaataattttaaccaattCCAAAGCCAGATGCCTTACCAGGGGAATTTCCCACCGCAGAATTTCCAGAGTTTCGGGGGTTACCCCCAACAGCAGACGTTCCCGGTGGCGCAGCCTGGCGGTCAGTTCGCCCAATGGGCCGGCCAATCGCAGTTCCCCGTTCAAGGCCAGATGCCAGCGACCCAAGTCGGCCAATTCCCCAATCAGTATCAAAACGGGCCCAGTCAGCAGTTCGGTAATTTCCAGAGCAACGGTCAGTTCCCGGCGACGCAGTTCGGACAGTTCCAGCAGAGTTTCAACGCTGCGCAAACGCCAAACCCGTTTTTCGCCAATCAGAATGGTTTGCAACAACAGTTCAGTAATTTGAGCTTGAACAATCCGCCTGCTGCGAACGCCGCGCCCACTCTGGCCACCAATATATGGCAGTAA
- the LOC138124772 gene encoding uncharacterized protein has translation MKISFKKLQLQQKSETVCSDTTKMHLRLWIFLLALFLHQSQSVDIEEPKNYGPKIIPSNIPKARQALGYDKYEKQPVESSRKLGRKFYPYGNNWEQYEVPQVHYNFGFHQ, from the exons ATGAAGATTTCATTCAAAAAACTTCAGTTGCAACAAAAGAGTGAAACGGTGTGCAGCGACACAACAAAGATGCATCTT CGACTTTGGATTTTTCTCTTGGCTTTGTTCTTGCACCAGAGTCAGTCTGTAGACATCGAGGAACCCAAAAACTACGGTCCCAAGATTATACCGTCGAACATACCGAAAGCCAGACAAGCTCTGGGTTATGACAAATACGAGAAGCAACCAGTCGAGAGCTCCAGGAAATTGGGAAGGAAGTTCTACCCCTACGGGAACAACTGGGAACAGTACGAGGTCCCCCAGGTCCACTACAACTTCGGGTTCCaccaataa